One stretch of Lysobacter sp. TY2-98 DNA includes these proteins:
- the pilW gene encoding type IV pilus biogenesis/stability protein PilW, with product MPQRKVVGTSTALVILGSIVLVSGCSKLTFVRQDTSRGDYEQVAHEVHIDPKNNAHDTAYTMTQVAQSRLMSGNAQGAVDAAERALKAEPDNIEAHSLLALGLDALGRSRDAGPHHRRAAELAPDRGALLNNYGIWLCSNGQAAASLDWFDRAAAAAGYETPDAALANGAACALQAGQGARAERYARQAIAASPANPLALQTLAHIEFNAGHGLEARAFIERRLAAAAADPETLQLASQIEQSLGDTAAAARYGQRLRTEFPPDSRPVGEK from the coding sequence ATGCCGCAGCGTAAGGTCGTGGGGACGTCGACGGCCCTGGTGATTCTAGGATCGATCGTCCTCGTGTCCGGTTGCAGCAAGCTCACCTTTGTCCGGCAGGACACCTCGCGCGGCGATTACGAACAGGTCGCGCACGAAGTCCACATCGACCCGAAGAACAACGCGCACGACACCGCGTACACCATGACGCAGGTCGCACAGTCGCGCCTCATGAGCGGCAACGCGCAAGGCGCGGTCGACGCCGCCGAACGCGCGCTCAAGGCGGAGCCCGACAACATCGAGGCGCACAGCCTGCTCGCGCTGGGGCTCGACGCGCTGGGTCGCTCGCGCGACGCCGGTCCGCATCACCGCCGCGCGGCCGAACTCGCGCCCGATCGCGGTGCGCTGCTCAACAACTACGGCATCTGGCTGTGTTCGAACGGGCAGGCGGCGGCATCGCTGGACTGGTTCGATCGCGCCGCCGCGGCAGCCGGCTATGAGACGCCGGACGCCGCGCTCGCCAATGGTGCGGCGTGCGCGCTGCAGGCCGGGCAGGGAGCACGCGCCGAGCGCTACGCCCGTCAGGCGATCGCCGCGTCGCCCGCCAACCCGCTCGCGCTGCAGACCCTGGCGCACATCGAGTTCAACGCCGGCCACGGGCTCGAGGCCCGCGCCTTCATCGAACGACGCCTCGCTGCGGCCGCCGCTGATCCGGAAACGTTGCAGCTCGCGTCACAGATTGAACAATCCCTCGGCGACACGGCCGCGGCTGCGCGCTACGGTCAACGTCTGCGGACGGAGTTTCCCCCGGACTCCCGTCCCGTAGGGGAAAAATGA
- a CDS encoding RodZ domain-containing protein, translated as MTITHSAGSAAGERLKRAREASGISLADISARTRLPIHVLQTLESGDWDRLGPPVFVRGQARGYARALGICIDDETLPSPFTTTQIPTLVSHAHVPRYRYLAENLARRAVYVVLTAALAVPVWLATRSNHGDGAPPVESLDVAPSQAEVVDALPRTPVVASLTPIAGPAQAVAPLRIEVAGDSWVQLFGANGSEVEKGLLHAGDSRDVRPGEISRLVLGNASAVRVMLHGQPVDLTPYTRSNVARFTLSSDGSLAPSAP; from the coding sequence ATGACGATTACGCACTCGGCCGGCTCTGCCGCCGGCGAGCGTCTGAAGCGGGCTCGTGAAGCTTCGGGAATCAGTCTGGCCGATATTTCGGCGCGGACGCGGCTGCCTATCCACGTCCTGCAGACGCTGGAATCGGGCGACTGGGATCGCCTGGGCCCGCCGGTCTTCGTTCGTGGTCAGGCTCGTGGCTATGCACGCGCGCTTGGCATCTGCATCGACGACGAGACGTTGCCCAGCCCGTTCACGACGACGCAGATCCCGACGCTGGTCAGCCACGCGCACGTTCCGCGCTACCGCTACCTCGCCGAGAACCTCGCGCGTCGGGCGGTGTATGTCGTGCTGACCGCAGCGCTCGCGGTGCCGGTGTGGCTCGCGACCCGCAGCAATCACGGTGACGGCGCGCCGCCTGTCGAGTCGCTCGACGTCGCGCCATCGCAGGCCGAAGTCGTTGACGCGCTGCCTCGTACACCGGTGGTGGCGTCGCTGACGCCGATCGCCGGTCCGGCGCAGGCGGTCGCACCGCTGCGCATCGAGGTGGCCGGCGACAGCTGGGTACAGCTCTTCGGGGCGAACGGCTCCGAAGTCGAGAAAGGCCTGCTGCACGCGGGTGACTCGCGTGATGTCCGCCCGGGCGAAATCTCGCGTCTGGTGCTGGGCAACGCGTCCGCGGTGCGGGTCATGCTGCACGGCCAGCCCGTCGACCTGACCCCTTACACCCGTTCGAACGTCGCGCGCTTTACGCTATCCTCTGACGGTTCCCTCGCGCCGTCCGCGCCCTGA
- a CDS encoding tetratricopeptide repeat protein, with protein MAIDELLDEHEQSLRVQEWLRRNAGGLIGGVALGLAAVAGWKYWQQRQSQAYMREADTFQTAVDAIERDGAKAAPAVNGVPAGIYRSLAALRLAKSQADLNDATAAIATLRGAMPQDTTLRPIFERRIAQLQIQSGKAQDALTSLTANDGPTLDLRGDAQFALGQVDAARESYRKALALTEVGSPQRKLIELKYTQVGGTPAPSQTP; from the coding sequence ATGGCGATCGACGAACTTCTTGACGAACACGAACAAAGCCTGCGCGTCCAGGAATGGCTGCGCAGGAATGCCGGTGGCCTGATCGGCGGGGTGGCGCTCGGCTTGGCCGCAGTGGCTGGCTGGAAGTACTGGCAGCAGCGCCAGTCGCAGGCCTACATGCGGGAGGCCGACACCTTCCAGACGGCGGTCGACGCGATTGAACGCGATGGCGCGAAGGCGGCCCCCGCCGTCAATGGGGTGCCGGCCGGCATCTATCGCAGCCTCGCCGCGCTCCGTCTCGCGAAGTCGCAGGCCGATCTCAACGACGCCACCGCGGCGATCGCGACGCTTCGCGGCGCCATGCCGCAGGACACTACGCTGCGCCCGATCTTCGAGCGCCGCATCGCGCAGCTGCAGATCCAGTCCGGCAAGGCCCAGGACGCCCTGACGTCGCTGACGGCCAACGATGGCCCGACGCTCGACCTGCGCGGCGACGCGCAGTTCGCTCTCGGTCAGGTCGACGCCGCGCGTGAGTCGTACCGTAAGGCGCTCGCGCTGACCGAGGTTGGCTCGCCGCAGCGCAAGTTGATCGAGCTCAAGTACACCCAGGTCGGCGGCACGCCCGCTCCGTCGCAGACACCGTGA
- the bamB gene encoding outer membrane protein assembly factor BamB: protein MKFPRSFSPSLRVALLATAVVAMSGCSTIGGWFSSKDSSKKAAKPTELAAITPTMNVAELWNAKVGGGEGHLGLRQGPVVDSGRVYAAAVKGGVYALDLQTGKAVWHHETKVQVSGGPGVGEGLVVVGGLEGEVIALDAATGAEKWTAKVGNEVIAAPTVGQGRVFVRSVDGRVTAFDSATGERRWFWNHDLPTLTARGNDGVTLGPGVLFVGNDDGTVTMLAVNDGHPLWDLPIAQPEGRNELERMADVDGTPVLEGGTLFATSMKKTTMAIDAPNGRPMWSAEHGGPGRPAVGSDRVVVTEADGGVFALDKSSGGALWQQAGLLRRDVTAPAVVGDVAVVGDLDGYVHWLRLSDGAFAARTRAGGDAILAAPVVSDGIVLVQNIDGRLTAFRAQ from the coding sequence ATGAAGTTCCCCCGTTCTTTTTCTCCGTCCTTGCGCGTCGCGCTGCTCGCGACCGCGGTCGTCGCGATGTCGGGTTGCTCGACCATCGGCGGCTGGTTCAGCAGCAAGGATTCGAGCAAGAAGGCGGCGAAGCCGACCGAACTCGCCGCGATCACGCCGACGATGAATGTCGCAGAGCTGTGGAACGCGAAGGTCGGTGGCGGTGAAGGTCATCTCGGCTTGCGTCAGGGCCCGGTCGTCGACAGCGGACGCGTCTATGCCGCAGCGGTGAAGGGCGGCGTGTATGCGCTCGACCTGCAGACCGGCAAGGCCGTGTGGCATCACGAGACCAAGGTGCAGGTGTCGGGCGGCCCCGGTGTGGGCGAGGGTCTCGTCGTCGTCGGTGGGCTCGAGGGTGAAGTGATCGCGCTCGATGCCGCGACCGGCGCGGAGAAGTGGACGGCGAAGGTCGGTAACGAGGTCATCGCTGCGCCCACGGTCGGCCAGGGCCGCGTTTTCGTGCGTTCGGTCGACGGTCGCGTCACCGCGTTCGATTCGGCCACCGGCGAGCGCCGCTGGTTCTGGAACCACGACCTGCCGACGCTCACCGCGCGCGGCAACGATGGCGTGACGCTGGGCCCGGGCGTGCTGTTCGTCGGCAACGACGACGGCACCGTGACCATGCTCGCCGTCAACGACGGCCACCCGCTGTGGGATCTTCCGATCGCTCAGCCGGAAGGCCGCAATGAACTCGAGCGCATGGCGGACGTCGATGGCACGCCGGTGCTCGAAGGCGGCACGCTGTTCGCGACCAGCATGAAGAAGACCACGATGGCGATCGATGCGCCGAACGGTCGTCCGATGTGGAGCGCCGAGCACGGTGGTCCGGGTCGTCCGGCGGTGGGCAGCGATCGCGTCGTCGTGACCGAAGCCGACGGCGGCGTCTTTGCACTCGACAAGTCGAGCGGCGGCGCACTGTGGCAGCAGGCCGGCTTGCTGCGTCGCGATGTCACCGCTCCGGCGGTGGTGGGCGATGTCGCGGTGGTCGGTGACCTCGACGGCTACGTGCACTGGCTGCGCCTGTCCGACGGTGCGTTCGCCGCGCGCACGCGTGCCGGTGGTGACGCGATTCTCGCGGCGCCGGTCGTGTCCGACGGCATCGTGCTCGTGCAGAACATCGACGGCCGCCTGACCGCGTTCCGCGCGCAGTAA
- the der gene encoding ribosome biogenesis GTPase Der: protein MLPLVALVGRPNVGKSTLFNVLTRTRDALVHDEPGVTRDRNYGVARPEGRPAFAVVDTGGIAGEDEGLAGATARQARAAAEEADVVLFVVDGREGPSALDDEILQWLRRTGRPTLLVVNKTDGIDANQAVNEFARYGLDDRIAVAASHRHGVDTLFARIYDRLPEEGVAPVLDEDPTRIRVAFIGRPNVGKSTLVNRLLGEERMIASEVPGTTRDSVSIDMERDGRRYRLIDTAGLRRRSRVDEAVEKFSSFKTLAAIEQCQVAVVLLDGSEGITDQDATVLGYALDAGRALVVAVNKWDGLTDYQRDQAASLLSRKLGFVEWAEAVRISAKHGSGLRELFAAIHRAHASATKEFSTSDVTRAVEIAYEANPPPTVRGHVAKMRFAHPAGSNPPTFVVHGTRLRTLSDTYRRYLENFFRKRFKLVGTPVRFVFKEGNNPYEGKKNVLTEKQVAKKRRLLRHVKRK from the coding sequence ATGCTCCCGCTCGTCGCCCTCGTCGGTCGTCCCAATGTCGGCAAGTCCACGCTGTTCAACGTGCTGACACGCACGCGCGACGCGCTCGTCCACGACGAGCCCGGCGTGACGCGTGATCGCAACTACGGCGTGGCGCGACCCGAGGGTCGCCCTGCGTTCGCGGTGGTCGATACCGGCGGCATCGCGGGCGAGGACGAAGGTCTTGCCGGCGCGACCGCGCGCCAGGCCCGTGCCGCGGCGGAAGAGGCGGATGTCGTGCTGTTCGTGGTCGACGGTCGCGAAGGCCCGTCGGCGCTCGACGACGAGATCCTGCAGTGGCTGCGCCGCACCGGTCGCCCGACGCTGCTGGTCGTCAACAAGACGGACGGCATCGACGCCAACCAGGCCGTCAACGAATTCGCGCGCTATGGCCTCGACGATCGCATCGCGGTCGCGGCGTCGCATCGCCACGGCGTGGACACGCTGTTCGCACGCATCTACGACCGCTTGCCGGAAGAGGGCGTCGCGCCGGTGCTCGACGAGGATCCGACGCGCATCCGCGTCGCGTTCATCGGTCGCCCGAACGTGGGCAAGTCGACGCTGGTGAACCGCCTGCTCGGCGAGGAACGCATGATCGCGTCGGAGGTGCCGGGCACCACGCGCGATTCGGTCTCGATCGACATGGAGCGCGACGGTCGTCGTTATCGCCTGATCGACACCGCTGGCCTGCGCCGCAGGTCGCGCGTGGACGAAGCGGTCGAGAAATTCTCGTCGTTCAAGACGCTGGCGGCCATCGAGCAATGCCAGGTCGCGGTCGTGCTGCTCGACGGTTCCGAAGGCATCACCGACCAGGACGCCACGGTGCTCGGCTACGCGCTGGACGCGGGCCGCGCGCTGGTCGTCGCCGTGAACAAGTGGGACGGGCTGACCGACTACCAGCGCGACCAGGCGGCGTCGCTGCTATCGCGCAAGCTCGGTTTCGTCGAATGGGCCGAAGCGGTGCGCATCAGTGCGAAGCACGGCTCGGGACTGCGTGAGCTGTTCGCGGCGATCCACCGCGCGCACGCGTCGGCGACCAAGGAGTTCAGCACCAGCGACGTCACCCGCGCGGTGGAGATCGCGTACGAGGCGAATCCGCCGCCGACGGTGCGCGGCCACGTCGCGAAGATGCGGTTCGCACATCCCGCCGGCAGCAATCCGCCGACGTTCGTGGTGCACGGCACGCGCCTGCGCACGCTCAGCGACACCTACCGTCGCTATCTCGAGAACTTCTTCCGCAAGCGCTTCAAGCTGGTCGGCACGCCGGTGCGGTTCGTCTTCAAGGAAGGCAACAATCCGTACGAAGGCAAGAAGAACGTGCTCACCGAGAAGCAGGTGGCGAAGAAGCGCCGCCTGCTTCGCCACGTCAAGCGGAAGTAA
- the moeB gene encoding molybdopterin-synthase adenylyltransferase MoeB — protein sequence MIPTIAPTEALERQRAGAVLVDVRERHERASGMATGAIACAAADIASTFTDRAREIGVICESGMRSANAAAMLLDLGYARVFSVDGGTRRWRTDGLPVVQPEGDADFFDRYSRHLRLPEVGIDGQERLQRARVLVIGAGGLGSPAAYYLAAAGIGTLRIADDDVVDRSNLQRQILHTDARVGVPKVASASATLRALNPRLRIEAEQVRVTSDNVDALLDGVDVVLDGADNFPVRYLLNDACVRHAKPLVYGAVHRFDGQLSVFDAGRHRGECPCYRCLFPEPPPAEAAPNCAEAGVLGVLPGVVGLLQATEVIKLLLGIGEPLAGRLLHFDALGMRFRETRLRPDPDCPVCAPGRPFAGYIDYAQFCAG from the coding sequence ATGATCCCGACCATCGCCCCGACCGAAGCTCTCGAGCGCCAGCGCGCGGGCGCGGTGCTGGTGGACGTGCGCGAGCGCCACGAACGCGCGAGTGGCATGGCGACCGGCGCGATCGCATGCGCCGCCGCGGACATCGCATCGACGTTCACCGATCGAGCCCGAGAGATCGGCGTCATCTGCGAGTCCGGCATGCGTTCTGCGAACGCGGCTGCCATGCTGCTCGATCTCGGCTACGCGCGCGTGTTCTCGGTCGACGGCGGCACGCGCCGATGGCGGACGGACGGTCTGCCGGTCGTGCAGCCCGAAGGCGACGCGGATTTCTTCGATCGCTACTCGCGCCACCTGCGTCTGCCGGAAGTTGGCATCGATGGACAGGAACGCCTGCAGCGTGCGCGCGTGCTCGTCATCGGCGCAGGCGGACTGGGTTCGCCTGCCGCGTACTACCTCGCGGCCGCGGGCATCGGCACGCTGCGCATTGCCGACGATGACGTCGTCGATCGCAGCAATCTGCAGCGTCAGATCCTGCACACGGATGCGCGCGTTGGTGTGCCGAAGGTCGCGTCGGCATCGGCGACGTTGCGCGCGTTGAATCCGCGGCTGCGCATCGAGGCGGAGCAGGTTCGCGTCACGTCCGACAACGTCGATGCACTGCTGGACGGTGTCGACGTCGTGCTCGACGGCGCCGACAACTTTCCCGTGCGCTACCTGCTCAACGATGCCTGCGTTCGTCACGCGAAGCCGCTGGTGTATGGCGCCGTGCATCGCTTCGACGGTCAGCTGTCGGTGTTCGACGCGGGGCGTCATCGGGGCGAATGTCCGTGCTATCGCTGCCTGTTCCCTGAGCCGCCACCGGCCGAGGCCGCGCCGAACTGCGCCGAAGCCGGTGTGCTCGGCGTGCTGCCGGGCGTGGTCGGCCTGTTGCAGGCCACCGAGGTGATCAAGCTGCTGCTGGGCATCGGCGAGCCGCTCGCGGGCCGTCTTCTGCATTTCGACGCGCTGGGCATGCGTTTCCGCGAGACGCGCCTGCGTCCCGACCCGGATTGCCCGGTGTGCGCGCCGGGCCGGCCGTTCGCGGGCTACATCGACTACGCGCAGTTCTGCGCGGGCTGA
- the folD gene encoding bifunctional methylenetetrahydrofolate dehydrogenase/methenyltetrahydrofolate cyclohydrolase FolD, producing MTDDRPTARILDGKRIAETLLDELKARVDARLSAGKSAPGLAVILVGDDPASSVYVRNKRRAAQKVGIRAVDHDLPADTSDAELLALIDRLNADPAIHGILLQLPLPDRREASALINRIDPRKDVDGFHPQNVGALVLREFGLRPCTPRGITTLLGYTDQPVRGRSATIVGVSNHVGRPMALELLIAGCTVTCCHRFTPPAVLEAAVRGADVLVVAVGKPGLVPGEWVKPGAVVIDVGINRLDDGRLVGDVGFDAAAQRASWITPVPGGVGPMTVATLMENTLDAAEALDP from the coding sequence ATGACCGACGATCGCCCGACCGCCCGCATCCTCGACGGCAAGCGCATCGCCGAGACGCTGCTCGACGAGCTCAAGGCGCGCGTCGATGCGCGCCTCTCGGCCGGCAAGTCCGCGCCCGGCCTCGCGGTGATACTGGTCGGTGACGACCCGGCCTCGTCGGTCTACGTGCGCAACAAGCGTCGCGCCGCGCAGAAGGTGGGTATTCGTGCCGTCGACCACGACCTTCCGGCCGACACCTCCGACGCCGAACTGCTCGCGCTGATCGATCGCCTGAATGCGGACCCGGCCATCCACGGCATCCTGCTGCAGCTGCCGCTGCCGGACCGCCGCGAGGCTTCCGCGCTGATCAACCGCATCGATCCGCGCAAGGATGTCGACGGCTTCCATCCGCAGAACGTCGGCGCGCTGGTGTTGCGCGAATTCGGCCTGCGCCCGTGCACGCCGCGCGGCATCACCACGCTGCTCGGCTACACCGACCAGCCGGTGCGTGGGCGCAGCGCCACGATCGTGGGCGTCAGCAACCACGTCGGTCGCCCGATGGCACTGGAGCTGCTGATCGCCGGCTGCACCGTGACGTGCTGCCATCGCTTCACGCCGCCCGCCGTGCTGGAGGCTGCCGTGCGCGGCGCGGATGTGCTGGTGGTCGCGGTCGGCAAGCCGGGCCTGGTGCCGGGCGAATGGGTGAAGCCGGGCGCCGTGGTGATCGATGTCGGCATCAACCGGCTGGACGACGGCCGCCTCGTGGGCGACGTCGGTTTCGACGCGGCGGCACAGCGCGCGAGCTGGATCACGCCGGTGCCGGGCGGGGTGGGGCCGATGACGGTCGCCACGCTGATGGAGAACACGTTGGACGCGGCGGAAGCGCTGGATCCCTGA
- the guaB gene encoding IMP dehydrogenase: MLRIQAEALTFDDVSLVPAHSTVLPKDVSLATRLTKDLTIRLPILSAAMDTVSEARLAIAMAQLGGISIIHKNMGVEQQAAQVAQVKNFEAGVIKEPFTVGPQTTIAEVLKLTRARNISGVPVVDENGQLVGIVTSRDMRFEKQLDDPVRNIMTRKDRLVTVREGAPDDEVLGLLHKHRIEKVLVVNDDFALRGLITVKDIQKKRDNPTAGYDAAGRLLVGAAVGVGGDTEARVEALVAAGVDVIIVDTAHGHSQGVLERVKWIKHRYPKCQVIGGNIVTGDAALALMDHGADAVKVGVGPGSICTTRIVAGVGVPQITAVDMVAEALQDRIPLVADGGIRYSGDIGKAIVAGASSVMIGGLFAGTEESPGETELFQGRSYKSYRGMGSLGAMEKGSKDRYFQDASDADKLVPEGIEGRVPYRGPLRGVVHQLAGGLRATMGYVGCATIEEMRKKPSFVRVTSAGTRESHVHDVQITKEPPNYRT; the protein is encoded by the coding sequence ATGCTGCGCATCCAGGCTGAAGCGCTTACCTTCGACGACGTCTCGCTGGTCCCCGCGCACTCCACGGTCCTGCCGAAGGACGTCTCGCTCGCGACCCGTCTCACCAAAGACCTCACCATCCGCCTGCCGATCCTGTCGGCCGCGATGGACACGGTGTCCGAGGCGCGTCTCGCCATCGCGATGGCGCAGCTCGGCGGCATCTCGATCATCCACAAGAACATGGGTGTCGAGCAGCAGGCCGCGCAGGTCGCGCAGGTCAAGAACTTCGAAGCGGGCGTGATCAAGGAGCCGTTCACCGTCGGCCCGCAGACCACCATCGCCGAAGTGCTCAAGCTGACGCGCGCCCGCAACATCTCCGGCGTCCCGGTGGTGGACGAGAACGGCCAGCTGGTCGGCATCGTCACCAGCCGCGACATGCGTTTCGAGAAGCAGCTCGACGATCCGGTGCGCAACATCATGACGCGCAAGGATCGCCTCGTGACCGTGCGCGAAGGCGCACCGGACGACGAAGTGCTAGGCCTCCTGCACAAGCACCGCATCGAGAAGGTCCTGGTCGTCAACGACGATTTCGCCCTGCGCGGCCTCATCACCGTCAAGGACATCCAGAAGAAGCGCGACAACCCGACCGCGGGTTACGACGCGGCCGGACGGCTGCTCGTCGGTGCCGCGGTTGGCGTCGGCGGTGATACCGAGGCGCGTGTCGAAGCCCTGGTCGCCGCCGGCGTCGACGTCATCATCGTCGACACCGCCCACGGCCATTCGCAGGGCGTGCTCGAGCGTGTGAAGTGGATCAAGCATCGCTATCCGAAGTGCCAGGTCATCGGCGGCAACATCGTCACGGGCGACGCCGCGCTTGCGCTGATGGACCACGGCGCGGACGCGGTGAAGGTCGGCGTCGGTCCCGGTTCGATCTGCACGACACGCATCGTTGCGGGCGTCGGCGTTCCGCAGATCACGGCGGTCGACATGGTCGCCGAGGCGCTGCAGGACCGCATTCCGCTCGTCGCTGACGGCGGCATCCGGTATTCGGGCGACATCGGCAAGGCGATCGTTGCCGGCGCATCGAGCGTGATGATCGGCGGCCTGTTTGCGGGCACCGAGGAATCGCCAGGCGAAACCGAACTGTTCCAGGGTCGCAGCTACAAGAGCTATCGCGGCATGGGCTCGCTCGGTGCGATGGAGAAGGGGTCGAAGGACCGCTATTTCCAGGATGCATCTGACGCCGACAAGCTCGTGCCGGAAGGCATCGAAGGCCGCGTGCCGTACCGCGGCCCGCTGCGCGGCGTCGTGCATCAGCTCGCGGGCGGCCTGCGCGCCACGATGGGCTATGTCGGCTGCGCGACGATCGAAGAGATGCGCAAGAAGCCGAGCTTCGTGCGCGTCACCAGTGCCGGCACGCGCGAGAGCCACGTGCACGACGTGCAGATCACCAAAGAACCGCCGAACTACCGCACGTAG
- the guaA gene encoding glutamine-hydrolyzing GMP synthase gives MHDIHSDKILILDFGAQYTQLIARRVRELGVYCEIWAWDHDPAEIARFAPKGIILSGGPESTTLPGAPRAPQEVFDSGLPILGICYGMQTMAVQLGGATEAADAREFGHATVELVSQDSLFGDLKDHPGAPPRLDVWMSHGDHVSHAPPGFAVTARTDRIPVAAMANEEKRWYAVQFHPEVTHTKSGQALLRRFVVDICGCETLWTAANIIEDQIARVRAQVGGDEVILGLSGGVDSSVVAALLHRAIGDQLTCVFVDTGLLRFQEGDQVMDMFAEHMGVRVIRVNARDRYFDALKGVDDPEAKRKIIGRLFVEIFDEESHKLSNAKWLAQGTIYPDVIESAGSKTGKAHVIKSHHNVGGLPEEMNLGLVEPLRELFKDEVRRLGLELGLPRTMVYRHPFPGPGLGVRILGEVKPEYAEILAKADHIFIDELRRADLYDKVSQAFAVFLPVRSVGVVGDARAYEWVISLRAVETIDFMTAHWAHLPHEFLGHVSNRIINEVRGVSRVVYDISGKPPATIEWE, from the coding sequence GTGCACGACATCCACAGCGACAAGATCCTGATCCTCGACTTCGGCGCGCAGTACACGCAGCTGATCGCGCGCCGCGTGCGCGAGCTGGGCGTCTACTGCGAGATCTGGGCGTGGGACCACGATCCGGCCGAGATCGCGAGGTTCGCGCCGAAGGGCATCATCCTATCGGGCGGTCCGGAGTCGACGACGCTGCCGGGTGCGCCGCGTGCGCCGCAGGAAGTGTTCGATTCGGGCCTGCCGATCCTCGGCATCTGCTACGGCATGCAGACGATGGCCGTGCAGCTCGGTGGCGCGACGGAAGCCGCCGACGCACGCGAATTCGGTCATGCGACCGTCGAACTGGTTTCGCAGGACTCGCTGTTCGGTGATCTCAAGGACCATCCCGGTGCGCCGCCGCGCTTGGACGTCTGGATGAGCCACGGCGACCACGTGTCGCATGCGCCGCCGGGCTTCGCCGTCACGGCACGCACCGACCGCATCCCCGTCGCAGCAATGGCCAACGAGGAGAAGCGCTGGTACGCGGTGCAGTTCCATCCGGAAGTGACGCACACCAAGTCGGGTCAGGCGCTTCTGCGCCGCTTCGTCGTCGACATCTGCGGCTGCGAAACGCTGTGGACAGCGGCGAACATCATCGAAGACCAGATCGCGCGCGTGCGTGCGCAGGTCGGCGGCGATGAAGTGATTCTCGGTCTGTCCGGCGGTGTCGATTCGTCCGTCGTCGCTGCACTGCTGCATCGTGCGATCGGCGACCAGCTCACCTGCGTGTTCGTCGACACCGGCCTGCTGCGCTTCCAGGAAGGCGATCAGGTGATGGACATGTTCGCCGAGCACATGGGCGTACGCGTGATTCGCGTGAATGCGCGTGACCGCTACTTCGATGCATTGAAGGGCGTCGACGATCCGGAAGCCAAGCGAAAGATCATTGGTCGGTTGTTCGTCGAAATCTTCGACGAGGAATCGCACAAGCTCAGCAACGCAAAGTGGCTGGCGCAGGGCACGATCTATCCGGATGTGATCGAGTCCGCCGGCAGCAAGACCGGCAAGGCGCATGTCATCAAGAGTCATCACAATGTCGGTGGCTTGCCGGAGGAGATGAACCTCGGGCTCGTCGAACCGCTGCGCGAGCTGTTCAAGGACGAAGTGCGTCGCCTCGGTCTCGAGCTCGGCCTGCCACGCACGATGGTGTATCGCCATCCGTTCCCGGGCCCGGGTCTTGGCGTGCGCATCCTGGGCGAGGTCAAGCCGGAATACGCGGAGATTCTCGCGAAGGCCGACCACATCTTCATCGACGAGCTGCGTCGTGCCGACCTGTACGATAAGGTCAGCCAAGCGTTTGCGGTGTTCCTGCCGGTGCGATCGGTCGGCGTCGTCGGCGACGCGCGTGCGTACGAGTGGGTGATTTCGCTGCGCGCGGTCGAGACCATCGACTTCATGACCGCGCACTGGGCGCATCTGCCGCACGAGTTCCTCGGTCACGTGTCGAATCGCATCATCAACGAGGTGCGGGGTGTGTCGCGTGTGGTGTACGACATCAGCGGCAAGCCTCCGGCGACGATCGAGTGGGAATAA
- the tadA gene encoding tRNA adenosine(34) deaminase TadA, which yields MTVTHLNDEHFMREALALAEHARDTHDEIPVGALIVDANGAVIGQGWNRNIGDNDPSAHAEIIAMREAGRAVANHRLIGCTLYVTLEPCAMCAMAMIHARVARVVFGAFDPKTGAAGSVFDLLADPRHNHRVEVTGGVLADDAGTMLTSYFRAKRGKKASP from the coding sequence ATGACCGTCACTCATCTCAACGACGAACACTTCATGCGCGAAGCCCTCGCGCTAGCCGAACACGCGCGCGATACGCACGACGAGATCCCAGTCGGCGCTCTGATAGTCGATGCCAATGGCGCCGTCATCGGCCAAGGCTGGAACCGCAACATCGGCGACAACGATCCCAGCGCGCACGCCGAGATCATCGCGATGCGCGAAGCGGGTCGCGCAGTCGCCAACCACCGCCTGATCGGTTGCACGCTCTACGTCACACTCGAACCCTGCGCGATGTGCGCGATGGCGATGATCCATGCGCGTGTCGCGCGCGTCGTCTTCGGCGCTTTCGATCCCAAGACGGGCGCGGCCGGCAGCGTGTTCGACTTGCTGGCCGACCCGCGCCACAACCATCGTGTCGAGGTGACGGGCGGCGTGCTCGCCGACGACGCCGGCACCATGCTGACGAGCTACTTCCGCGCCAAGCGTGGCAAGAAGGCGTCGCCCTAG